Part of the Bacillus sp. N1-1 genome, GCGATAGGGCCATCTATTGGGAAGTGCTGTTACGAAGTTGATGATGGAGTAGTCAATCAGGTCAATTCACTACTTTTAAATAAAGCTTCACTGTATGAAGAGACGTCAAAAGGAAAATATCAGCTTGATTTAAAAGCTGTTAATCGGGAATTACTTCTAAAGGCTGGTGTTCAATCGAGTCATCTATCAATTAGTAGCTACTGTACAAGCTGCAGCAATCTGTTTTTCTCTCACCGAAAGGAAGAAGGAAAAACAGGAAGAATGATGGCATACATAGGACTCGGGGAGGTATAGCATTAACGTGGATGTAAGAGAAAGTTTAGCTACAATTAAAAAACAAATAAACGCAGCAGCCGAAGCTTCTAGCCGAAACCCAGAGCGAGTAAACGTGGTAGCTGTTACAAAATACGTAAGTGTTGAACGTACAAAAGAAGCACTCGATGCAGGATTAACGCATTTTGGTGAAAGTCGTGATGAAGGACTTTTAGAAAAAGTGGAAGCACTTGGGACAACGCCCTCCTGGCACTTTATCGGAACGCTACAATCACGTAAAGTAAAAGAAGTTCTTCCGTTTGTAGACTATATTCATTCACTTGATCGTCGTTCTTTAGCAAAAGAAATACAGAAACGAGCGGACCGTGAAATAAACTGTTTTGTACAGGTGAACGTGTCCGGGGAAGATTCCAAGCATGGCTTATCATTAGATCATACGATTCCTTTTATTGAATCGCTGAAAGAGTTCTCATCGATTAAAGTGATCGGGTTAATGACAATGGCTCCGCATACAGACGATCGAAATGAAATTCGATCAGTCTTTAAGCAACTCCGAGAGCTTGGAGAACGTATTCAAAACCTTTCACTCAGTCATGCTCCATGCAACGAGCTTTCGATGGGCATGTCTAACGATTATGAAATTGCAGTTGAAGAGGGTGCAACATACGTTCGAATTGGATCGTCACTTGTCGGTAATGAAAAATAAATTAAGCTCTCCAGGAGGTGCAGGGAATTGGGTATTAAAACG contains:
- a CDS encoding YggS family pyridoxal phosphate-dependent enzyme, whose protein sequence is MDVRESLATIKKQINAAAEASSRNPERVNVVAVTKYVSVERTKEALDAGLTHFGESRDEGLLEKVEALGTTPSWHFIGTLQSRKVKEVLPFVDYIHSLDRRSLAKEIQKRADREINCFVQVNVSGEDSKHGLSLDHTIPFIESLKEFSSIKVIGLMTMAPHTDDRNEIRSVFKQLRELGERIQNLSLSHAPCNELSMGMSNDYEIAVEEGATYVRIGSSLVGNEK